A genomic region of Streptosporangiales bacterium contains the following coding sequences:
- a CDS encoding IS982 family transposase: protein PTGVFTRIAQRLLALTSGIWTNWTTGVTSKRSLTAYDH, encoded by the coding sequence CCCACCGGAGTCTTCACCCGCATCGCCCAGCGACTCCTCGCCCTCACCTCCGGCATCTGGACCAACTGGACCACCGGCGTCACCAGCAAACGATCACTAACCGCCTACGACCACTGA